A region of Malaclemys terrapin pileata isolate rMalTer1 chromosome 5, rMalTer1.hap1, whole genome shotgun sequence DNA encodes the following proteins:
- the LOC128838501 gene encoding GRB10-interacting GYF protein 2-like isoform X2 gives MEGTSAANSSSLPPPSRRLSQIRRRKKKTREDMFSEIMQSSRSDRAHLNEWKETVSKYRKEVSEREERRDQREERRDQREERRDQREERRDDRDERWRQEDQRMKDATLGLLRRLVEVQERLLENRLPLQPLFHPPPSPCSVSSSPRRVRTRGGRLRTPSHSTPVDSPSKRLSFF, from the exons atggaagggacctcag ctgcaaattcctcaagcctccctcctccatcccgaaggttatcacagataaggcgtcgtaagaagaagacgcgggaggacatgttttctgaaattatgcaatccagcaggagtgacagagctcatctgaatgagtggaaggaaacagtttcaaagtataggaaagaagtcagtgaacgtgaggagaggagggaccaacgtgaggagaggagggaccaacgtgaggagaggagggaccaacgtgaggagaggagagatgatcgagatgagagatggcggcaggaagaccagaggatgaaggatgcaacgctggggctgctccggcgtctggtggaggttcaggaacggctgctggaaaacagactgccgcttcagcccctgttccaccctcccccctccccatgttccgtatcctcctcacccagacgtgtaagaacgcggggggggaggctccgtacaccttcccattccaccccagtagacagcccaagcaaaaggctgtcatttttttaa
- the LOC128838501 gene encoding GRB10-interacting GYF protein 2-like isoform X1, which translates to MEGTSAAANSSSLPPPSRRLSQIRRRKKKTREDMFSEIMQSSRSDRAHLNEWKETVSKYRKEVSEREERRDQREERRDQREERRDQREERRDDRDERWRQEDQRMKDATLGLLRRLVEVQERLLENRLPLQPLFHPPPSPCSVSSSPRRVRTRGGRLRTPSHSTPVDSPSKRLSFF; encoded by the exons atggaagggacctcag cagctgcaaattcctcaagcctccctcctccatcccgaaggttatcacagataaggcgtcgtaagaagaagacgcgggaggacatgttttctgaaattatgcaatccagcaggagtgacagagctcatctgaatgagtggaaggaaacagtttcaaagtataggaaagaagtcagtgaacgtgaggagaggagggaccaacgtgaggagaggagggaccaacgtgaggagaggagggaccaacgtgaggagaggagagatgatcgagatgagagatggcggcaggaagaccagaggatgaaggatgcaacgctggggctgctccggcgtctggtggaggttcaggaacggctgctggaaaacagactgccgcttcagcccctgttccaccctcccccctccccatgttccgtatcctcctcacccagacgtgtaagaacgcggggggggaggctccgtacaccttcccattccaccccagtagacagcccaagcaaaaggctgtcatttttttaa